Proteins encoded together in one Armatimonadota bacterium window:
- the dnaA gene encoding chromosomal replication initiator protein DnaA codes for MAVDTSSAAGVWQAALRRIEGRLSKPSYESFVKAMVPVALTDDTFVFSVPTRLAKEWVESRFSGLIHTALQEVLARPVSVHLTVAETTPPPAAPPASAPRMPEGLPLSPKYTFDTFVIGSGNRFAHAAAMAVAEAPARAYNPLFIYGGVGLGKTHLLQAIGHHVIHRHHLTRVAYISSEKFTNELINAIRDDRTLEFRTKYRNVDVLLIDDIQFLAGKERTQEEFFHTFNTLHEASRQIIITSDRPPKEIPTLEDRLRSRFEWGLIADIQPPDLETRIAILRKKAELDGMNVPDEVAEYIAQRIQSNIRELEGALVRVVAYATLTRAPMTVDLAAEILKELLPATAPRVVTIPLIQKVVAEHFGLRVEEMRAKRRTKGIAFPRQVAMYLARELTDASLPRIGEEFGGRDHTTVMHACERVKAVLSRDPYFAATLRKLIDTLRITG; via the coding sequence ATGGCCGTCGACACCTCATCCGCAGCGGGCGTGTGGCAGGCCGCCCTCCGGCGCATCGAGGGCCGGCTGAGCAAGCCCAGTTACGAGTCGTTCGTCAAGGCCATGGTCCCCGTGGCCCTGACCGACGACACCTTCGTGTTCTCCGTCCCTACCCGCCTGGCCAAGGAGTGGGTGGAATCCCGCTTCTCAGGCCTCATCCACACCGCCCTGCAGGAGGTCCTGGCCCGACCGGTGTCCGTCCACCTCACGGTGGCCGAGACGACCCCTCCCCCGGCGGCTCCACCGGCCTCCGCGCCGCGGATGCCGGAGGGCCTTCCCCTGTCGCCCAAGTACACCTTCGACACTTTCGTGATCGGCTCGGGGAACCGCTTCGCCCACGCCGCGGCCATGGCCGTCGCCGAGGCCCCCGCCCGGGCATACAACCCCCTGTTCATCTACGGGGGCGTGGGCCTGGGCAAGACGCACCTGCTGCAGGCCATCGGCCACCACGTCATCCACAGGCACCACCTGACCCGGGTGGCTTACATCAGCAGCGAGAAGTTCACCAACGAGCTGATCAACGCCATCCGCGACGACCGCACCCTGGAATTCCGGACCAAGTACCGCAACGTCGACGTGCTCCTCATCGACGACATCCAGTTCCTCGCCGGCAAGGAACGCACCCAGGAAGAGTTCTTCCACACGTTCAACACGCTCCACGAGGCCAGCCGCCAGATCATCATCACCAGCGACCGGCCACCCAAGGAAATCCCCACCCTCGAAGACCGGCTGCGCTCGCGCTTTGAGTGGGGTCTGATCGCCGACATCCAGCCTCCCGACCTGGAGACCCGCATCGCCATTCTGCGCAAGAAAGCCGAGCTGGACGGCATGAACGTTCCCGACGAGGTCGCCGAATACATCGCCCAGCGCATCCAGTCCAACATCCGCGAGCTGGAAGGCGCGCTCGTACGCGTGGTCGCCTACGCCACCCTGACCCGCGCCCCCATGACCGTGGACCTGGCCGCCGAGATCCTCAAAGAGCTGCTCCCGGCCACCGCTCCCCGCGTCGTCACCATCCCGCTGATCCAGAAGGTCGTCGCCGAACACTTCGGCCTGCGGGTCGAAGAGATGCGGGCCAAACGGCGGACCAAGGGCATTGCCTTCCCCCGGCAGGTGGCCATGTATCTGGCCCGCGAACTCACCGACGCATCCTTGCCGCGCATCGGCGAGGAGTTCGGCGGCCGCGACCATACCACGGTGATGCACGCCTGCGAGCGGGTCAAAGCCGTCCTTTCCCGCGACCCTTATTTTGCCGCCACGCTGCGCAAACTCATCGACACCCTGCGGATAACCGGCTGA
- a CDS encoding ATP-binding protein, protein MTPVPEAAQATVDTAGPRDSGLPEIRVAVYDSPLAAPRVLVVRAQDVEELVSEAASRAYTLARDLGGRIPLVAVREVVENLAHARFQDAVISILDSGNTIRVSDRGPGIADKERALQPGFTTATADLRRLIRGVGAGLPLAREQMALLGGTLTIDDNLGAGTVVTLTAHPEGARVPAREPDAPARGPDLSPRQKKVLLLIAELGSAGPSAVAKELGVSQSTAYRELRMLERRRLVDNKSAGRRTLTEEGIAALGAVFSA, encoded by the coding sequence ATGACCCCCGTGCCGGAGGCGGCGCAAGCGACGGTGGACACCGCCGGTCCGCGCGACAGCGGCCTGCCGGAGATTCGCGTGGCCGTGTACGACTCTCCGCTGGCGGCACCCCGGGTGCTGGTGGTGCGCGCGCAAGATGTCGAGGAACTGGTCAGCGAGGCGGCGTCCCGCGCCTACACCCTGGCCCGGGACCTGGGCGGTCGGATCCCGCTGGTGGCCGTGCGGGAGGTCGTCGAGAATCTGGCGCACGCGCGTTTCCAGGACGCCGTGATCAGCATCCTGGACTCCGGCAACACGATCCGGGTCTCCGACCGGGGCCCCGGGATCGCCGACAAGGAGCGAGCATTACAGCCCGGATTCACCACCGCCACCGCCGACCTCCGCCGCCTGATCCGCGGCGTGGGAGCCGGCCTGCCGCTGGCCCGGGAGCAGATGGCCCTGCTGGGCGGAACCCTCACCATCGACGACAACCTGGGCGCGGGGACGGTGGTCACCCTGACGGCGCACCCCGAAGGTGCCCGGGTGCCGGCGCGGGAGCCTGACGCGCCCGCCCGCGGCCCTGACCTCAGCCCCCGGCAGAAGAAGGTCCTGCTCCTGATCGCCGAGCTGGGGTCCGCCGGTCCGTCGGCAGTCGCCAAGGAGCTCGGCGTCAGCCAGAGCACGGCCTACCGGGAGCTCCGGATGCTGGAACGTCGCCGCCTGGTGGACAACAAGTCCGCCGGGCGCCGCACGCTGACCGAGGAAGGCATCGCCGCGCTGGGCGCCGTCTTCTCCGCCTGA
- the dnaN gene encoding DNA polymerase III subunit beta codes for MWVACAQTALAKTVGLVSRAVSARTTMPILGYVLLETGHERLRMTATDLELAIQAEMGAEVRHGGQATAPARLLAEIVGQLPASTVEIRAEEGTPQCRITCEASEFEILGLPPADFPTLPRVDGDPVASVDAGILRTMISQTIFAVSTDETRPFLTGVYMVFDGEEGRCVATDGGRLALRRTVLERPARQKVGVIVPGKALQELSRALAGVEAEVQIALADTQVIFSVPGLRVFSRIISGQFPNYEKVIPEAQAVKQRIRARTERLLRAVRRAAITARDSANVVRLAARGRTLTITSNTPEVGRAREEVEVEAEGEVVEAAFNARYLLDCLNAIEADEVSVELTGSLSPGVIRPTHHGDYVYVLAPVRVYG; via the coding sequence ATGTGGGTAGCCTGTGCGCAGACAGCGCTGGCAAAAACCGTCGGCCTGGTCAGCCGTGCGGTGTCTGCCCGGACGACAATGCCCATTCTGGGATATGTTCTGCTGGAAACGGGCCACGAACGGCTGCGGATGACCGCCACGGATCTGGAACTGGCGATCCAGGCGGAGATGGGCGCAGAGGTCAGACACGGCGGTCAGGCAACGGCGCCGGCGCGGTTGCTGGCGGAGATCGTGGGGCAGTTGCCGGCGTCAACTGTGGAGATCCGGGCGGAGGAAGGGACGCCTCAGTGCCGGATCACCTGCGAGGCCAGCGAATTTGAAATCCTCGGGCTGCCGCCGGCCGATTTCCCCACCCTTCCCCGAGTGGACGGAGATCCCGTCGCTTCCGTTGACGCGGGGATCCTGCGCACCATGATCTCCCAGACGATCTTTGCGGTCTCCACGGATGAAACCCGTCCGTTTCTGACGGGGGTGTACATGGTCTTTGACGGCGAGGAAGGGCGGTGTGTGGCCACCGATGGCGGGCGCCTGGCGTTGCGCAGGACGGTATTGGAGCGCCCGGCCCGGCAGAAGGTGGGGGTCATCGTCCCGGGCAAGGCGCTGCAGGAACTGTCCAGGGCGCTGGCCGGGGTCGAAGCGGAGGTGCAGATCGCGCTGGCGGATACGCAGGTGATCTTCTCTGTCCCCGGCCTGCGGGTCTTCTCGCGGATCATCAGCGGGCAGTTCCCCAACTACGAGAAAGTGATCCCGGAGGCCCAGGCCGTCAAGCAGCGGATCCGCGCGCGCACCGAGCGCCTGCTGCGGGCGGTGCGCCGGGCAGCCATCACGGCCCGGGACTCGGCCAACGTGGTGCGTCTGGCGGCCCGGGGCCGTACGCTCACCATCACCTCCAATACGCCCGAGGTCGGCCGTGCCCGGGAGGAGGTGGAGGTGGAGGCGGAGGGCGAGGTGGTCGAGGCCGCCTTCAATGCCCGCTACCTGCTGGATTGCCTGAACGCCATCGAGGCCGACGAGGTTTCCGTGGAGCTCACCGGTTCCCTCAGCCCGGGGGTGATCCGGCCGACCCACCACGGCGACTACGTGTACGTCCTGGCCCCGGTGCGCGTGTACGGGTAG
- a CDS encoding RNA-binding S4 domain-containing protein: protein MAVRRAVIIHTDTITLGALLKWARVAATGGQAKEMIRRGLVKVNGVIERRRARQIRPGDVVEVGPHVLEVRREEAGEARAAAGG from the coding sequence ATGGCCGTGCGACGGGCGGTGATCATTCACACGGACACCATCACCCTGGGGGCGCTGTTGAAGTGGGCGCGGGTGGCCGCCACCGGAGGGCAGGCCAAGGAGATGATCCGCCGCGGCCTGGTGAAGGTGAACGGGGTCATAGAACGGCGCCGGGCGAGACAGATACGACCGGGCGACGTGGTCGAGGTGGGCCCCCACGTCCTGGAAGTTCGTCGGGAGGAGGCGGGTGAGGCTCGCGCGGCTGCGGGCGGTTAA